The bacterium DNA window CAGCATCTGGCGGCGGGCGCGAAGAAGGTCATCCTCACGGTACCCAGCAAGGACGAGATCGACTGCACGGTCGTGCTCGGCGTCAACGAGGCGGACCTGAAGAAGGAGCACCGCATCGTCTCCAACGCGAGCTGCACGACGAACTGCCTGGCGCCAGTGGCCAAGGTGCTGCACGAGAACTTCGGCATCGTCAGCGGCGTGATGACCACCGTGCACGCCTACACCAACGACCAGCGCCTGGCCGACGTCCCGCACAGCGACTGGCGGCGCAGCCGCGCGGCGGCGGAGAACATCATCCCCACCACCACCGGCGCCGCGAAGGCGGTCGGCAAGGTGCTGCCCGCGCTCGCGGGCAAGCTCGACGGGCTCGCGATGCGCGTGCCCATCCCCGACGGCTCGATCGTGGATCTCGTCACCGAGCTGAAGGAGAAGGTCACGGCGCAGGAGATCAACGCGGCGATGCGCGCGGCGGCCAAGAGCGAGGGCTTCCGCAACATCCTCAAGTACTCGGAGGCGCCGATCGTCTCCTCGGACATCGTGGGCGACCCCCACTCGTCGATTTTCGACGCGCCCTTCACGCTGGTCGTCGACGGCCACTTCGCCAAGACGATGGCCTGGTACGACAACGAGTGGGGCTACTCGAATCGCGTCGTGGACCTGCTCGGCCTGCTCGATCGCTTGGGTTAGGCCGGCGCGGCGGCGCGGCGGCGCTCACTGTCGCCGCGCCGCAGGAGGCCAGCCATGCATTTGCCCTCGCTGCAGTTCGTGCTCGGCGCCGCCGCCGGA harbors:
- the gap gene encoding type I glyceraldehyde-3-phosphate dehydrogenase, whose amino-acid sequence is MRIGINGFGRIGRSVFRILDPLPGVEVVAINDITDNDALAYLLKHDTVMGPFRGAIRVEGDLMRTDHQTVKMTEVPNPADLPWGELGVDFVIESTGRFRKRAEIEQHLAAGAKKVILTVPSKDEIDCTVVLGVNEADLKKEHRIVSNASCTTNCLAPVAKVLHENFGIVSGVMTTVHAYTNDQRLADVPHSDWRRSRAAAENIIPTTTGAAKAVGKVLPALAGKLDGLAMRVPIPDGSIVDLVTELKEKVTAQEINAAMRAAAKSEGFRNILKYSEAPIVSSDIVGDPHSSIFDAPFTLVVDGHFAKTMAWYDNEWGYSNRVVDLLGLLDRLG